From one Desulfurobacterium thermolithotrophum DSM 11699 genomic stretch:
- a CDS encoding type II toxin-antitoxin system HicB family antitoxin, with amino-acid sequence MLKRKKFAHKYKLIIYWSDEDERFIVEVPELPGCMADGITYEEAVKNAQQVIDEWIETARELGRKIPKPKGRLIYA; translated from the coding sequence TTGTTGAAAAGAAAGAAATTCGCACATAAATATAAACTCATTATTTATTGGAGTGACGAAGATGAAAGGTTTATTGTTGAAGTTCCAGAACTTCCGGGCTGTATGGCTGACGGTATAACCTACGAAGAAGCTGTAAAGAATGCTCAACAAGTAATAGATGAGTGGATTGAAACTGCCAGAGAACTTGGAAGAAAAATTCCTAAACCAAAGGGAAGACTGATATATGCTTAA
- a CDS encoding glycosyltransferase family 4 protein, translated as MKIALVHDWLTTLAGAEKVLEAIYELYPYFIYTLVKDEKKLKDSIFEKADIRTSFIQKLPKAKTKYRNYLLFFPLAIEQFNLSEYDVIISSSHAVAKGVLTNSNQLHICYCHTPVRYAWDLYHEYLKKSGLSKGIKAVIAKLILHYIRIWDATTSNRVDYFIANSRYIAKRIKKTYGRESTVIYPPVNVDKFEVYTQKEDFYLTASRMVPYKKIDLIVEAFSKMPDKKLVVIGDGPDFEKIKKKAGKNVELLGYQPFEVLKDYMQRAKAFIFAAEEDFGIVPVEAQACGTPVIAYGKGGVTETVINGKTGIFFRTQTVESLIEAIKNFERREDIFDPLEIRKNSEKFSKERFKKEFKEFVDKKIEEFFG; from the coding sequence ATGAAAATAGCGCTTGTTCATGATTGGCTTACAACTTTAGCAGGAGCGGAAAAGGTTTTGGAAGCTATCTATGAATTATACCCTTACTTTATTTATACCCTCGTAAAAGATGAAAAGAAACTCAAAGATTCTATTTTTGAAAAAGCTGATATTAGAACCTCTTTTATTCAGAAACTTCCTAAAGCTAAGACTAAATATAGAAACTACCTTCTGTTTTTTCCTTTAGCAATAGAACAGTTTAATTTATCTGAATATGATGTCATTATTTCTTCATCTCATGCTGTAGCAAAAGGAGTTTTAACTAATTCTAATCAGCTTCATATATGCTATTGTCATACACCTGTAAGGTATGCATGGGATTTATATCATGAATATTTGAAAAAATCGGGATTATCAAAGGGCATAAAAGCTGTTATAGCTAAGCTTATTCTGCATTACATAAGAATTTGGGATGCAACCACAAGTAATAGAGTAGATTATTTTATTGCAAATTCAAGATACATTGCAAAGAGAATCAAGAAAACTTATGGACGAGAATCAACGGTTATTTATCCACCCGTAAATGTTGATAAGTTTGAGGTTTATACGCAAAAGGAAGATTTCTATCTTACTGCTTCGAGAATGGTTCCTTACAAGAAAATAGATCTAATAGTAGAAGCTTTTTCCAAAATGCCAGATAAAAAACTTGTTGTTATTGGTGATGGTCCGGATTTTGAAAAAATAAAGAAAAAGGCTGGAAAGAATGTAGAACTTTTAGGTTATCAGCCGTTTGAAGTGTTAAAGGATTATATGCAGAGAGCAAAAGCGTTTATATTTGCAGCTGAAGAAGATTTTGGAATAGTACCTGTTGAGGCTCAAGCTTGTGGTACACCCGTTATTGCCTATGGTAAAGGAGGAGTAACTGAAACAGTCATTAACGGAAAAACAGGAATATTTTTTAGAACACAAACTGTAGAAAGTTTGATTGAGGCCATTAAAAATTTTGAGCGAAGAGAAGATATATTTGATCCTTTGGAAATAAGAAAGAATTCTGAAAAATTTAGTAAAGAAAGGTTTAAGAAAGAATTCAAGGAATTTGTAGATAAGAAAATAGAAGAATTCTTTGGTTAG
- the wbaP gene encoding undecaprenyl-phosphate galactose phosphotransferase WbaP yields the protein MYLKNLILIVFDIFSYYVCLVFAYLTRDFFGHSIFPPYQMELKHLLSFWWFPIVFILFIALEKLYTFRFPFWEEARRLTRALTIATVVIFAIVSLGKMSEEVSRLTLIFLWLYALFLFPSVRYIVKSLLYKIPKWREPVTLIGDTKLIEELEDVLENNKFIGYEVVKKILLRDRNSLLEDVSSKIDTQTVIISIPLSWIDDAERFLAKIQKTVRRILFVPNIRGLAFLNSELYPIPFSEIFFLSIKNNLKSKLNKTLKRAFDLLISLMLLPVLIPLILIIAILIKLDSKGPVFFVHERIGENGKTIRVIKFRTMYHDAKERLEKLLKEDEQARKEWETNFKLKNDPRVTKIGKLLRKTSLDELPQIFNVLKGDMSLVGPRPVVKEEIEKYYGDFAQYYYMVKPGITGLWQVSGRSDTDYDKRVRLDTWYVLNWSLWLDLVILIKTVEAVLKGKGAY from the coding sequence ATGTATTTGAAAAACTTGATTTTAATTGTTTTTGATATCTTCTCTTATTATGTTTGTTTGGTTTTTGCCTATTTAACTAGAGATTTTTTTGGTCATTCTATTTTTCCTCCTTATCAGATGGAACTTAAACATCTTTTATCTTTTTGGTGGTTTCCTATAGTTTTTATTTTGTTTATAGCGCTGGAGAAGCTTTATACTTTCAGATTTCCATTCTGGGAAGAAGCAAGGAGGTTGACGAGAGCTCTAACAATAGCCACTGTTGTAATATTCGCTATTGTTTCCTTAGGAAAAATGTCGGAGGAAGTTTCTCGTCTTACTTTGATTTTTCTCTGGTTGTATGCTCTCTTTTTGTTTCCTTCTGTTCGTTACATTGTAAAAAGTTTGCTCTACAAAATTCCTAAGTGGAGAGAACCAGTTACCTTAATAGGAGATACTAAACTTATTGAAGAATTGGAAGATGTTCTAGAAAACAATAAGTTTATAGGCTATGAAGTAGTTAAAAAAATTCTGTTAAGAGATAGGAATTCCTTACTGGAAGATGTTTCGAGCAAGATTGACACCCAGACTGTTATTATTTCTATTCCACTTAGCTGGATAGATGATGCTGAAAGATTTCTTGCGAAGATTCAAAAGACAGTCAGGCGCATTCTTTTTGTACCGAACATCAGGGGACTTGCTTTTTTAAATTCAGAGCTCTACCCGATACCTTTTAGTGAGATTTTCTTTTTATCTATAAAGAATAATCTAAAATCAAAACTCAACAAAACTTTAAAAAGAGCTTTTGATTTATTAATTTCTCTTATGTTGCTGCCGGTTTTAATTCCGTTGATTCTGATTATAGCAATTCTTATAAAATTGGATTCAAAAGGTCCTGTCTTTTTTGTCCATGAAAGAATTGGTGAAAATGGAAAAACTATAAGGGTTATAAAATTTAGAACTATGTATCATGATGCAAAAGAAAGACTTGAAAAGCTACTAAAAGAAGATGAACAAGCCAGAAAAGAATGGGAAACAAATTTTAAACTAAAAAATGATCCAAGAGTTACGAAAATAGGTAAACTCTTAAGAAAGACTTCTCTTGATGAACTTCCACAAATTTTTAACGTTTTAAAGGGAGACATGAGCCTTGTTGGTCCCCGTCCTGTTGTAAAAGAAGAAATAGAAAAATACTATGGAGATTTTGCTCAATATTACTATATGGTAAAGCCTGGAATAACAGGATTATGGCAAGTTAGTGGAAGAAGTGATACGGACTATGATAAAAGAGTAAGACTTGATACATGGTACGTACTGAATTGGTCATTGTGGCTTGATCTGGTTATACTGATAAAGACCGTGGAAGCAGTCTTAAAAGGAAAAGGAGCTTATTAA
- a CDS encoding flippase: MLLNWRLDSDKKRLLENFFFLSVLQGANYILPLITLPYLVRVLGPEKFGLIAFAQAFIQYFNILTDYGFNLSATREISIHRENKEKIAEIFSSVMIIKFALLILSFIIMTIIVFSFEKFRKDWLIYYLTFGIVIGQALFPVWFFQGMERMKYITILNITAKLIFTVSIFVFVHEVSDYIYVPLLNSLGFLVTGILALRIVIKDFGFNFKVPSLIAIKRQLKEGWYIFISTVAISLYTISNTFILGLFTNNTIVGYYSAAEKIVKAVQGLITPVSQTIYPYISKLINKSKERGLKFIQKVTFLIGGISFLLSVGIFIFADLIVKFLLGNQYTESVVVLKILSFLPFIIALSNIFGIQTMLNFNYKKAFSKILVSASIINILLAFVLVPLYQHVGISFAVLISEIFVTVSMFVYLQKKGIKVLEGKIV, from the coding sequence TTGCTTTTAAACTGGAGGCTGGATTCGGATAAGAAAAGACTTTTAGAAAACTTTTTTTTTCTGTCAGTTCTTCAAGGAGCGAATTATATTCTTCCTTTAATTACTTTACCTTATCTTGTGAGGGTTTTAGGACCTGAAAAGTTTGGACTTATAGCGTTTGCACAGGCATTTATTCAATATTTTAATATTCTCACAGATTATGGCTTCAATCTATCAGCTACAAGGGAAATTTCTATACATCGGGAGAATAAAGAGAAGATTGCAGAAATTTTTAGTTCTGTAATGATTATAAAATTTGCTTTGCTTATTTTGTCTTTCATAATTATGACAATTATTGTTTTTTCTTTTGAAAAGTTTAGGAAGGATTGGTTGATTTATTACTTAACTTTTGGAATAGTTATTGGACAAGCTTTATTTCCTGTGTGGTTTTTTCAGGGAATGGAAAGGATGAAGTATATTACTATTTTAAATATTACTGCTAAATTGATTTTTACCGTTTCTATTTTTGTTTTTGTTCATGAAGTCTCAGATTATATTTATGTACCGTTATTGAATTCCTTAGGATTTTTGGTTACTGGAATACTAGCTTTGCGGATTGTCATTAAAGATTTTGGTTTTAACTTTAAAGTTCCATCTTTGATAGCCATAAAACGCCAATTAAAAGAGGGTTGGTATATATTTATTTCTACTGTCGCAATTAGCTTATATACAATTTCCAATACTTTTATCTTAGGTCTATTTACAAATAACACAATTGTTGGATATTATTCAGCTGCCGAGAAAATAGTAAAAGCAGTTCAAGGTTTGATAACTCCAGTTTCTCAAACAATTTATCCGTATATAAGTAAACTGATTAATAAATCAAAAGAAAGGGGACTTAAATTTATACAGAAAGTAACTTTCTTAATTGGAGGAATAAGTTTTCTTCTATCTGTAGGCATATTCATCTTTGCGGATTTAATTGTAAAATTTTTATTAGGGAATCAATATACAGAGTCTGTTGTTGTCTTAAAAATTTTGTCATTTCTACCGTTTATAATAGCCCTAAGCAATATATTTGGGATTCAAACTATGCTAAATTTTAATTATAAAAAAGCTTTCTCAAAGATTTTAGTGAGTGCAAGTATTATTAATATTTTGTTAGCTTTTGTTTTAGTTCCACTTTATCAACATGTTGGGATATCATTTGCTGTGTTAATATCTGAAATATTTGTTACAGTTTCTATGTTTGTGTATTTGCAAAAAAAAGGTATAAAAGTTTTGGAGGGAAAAATTGTTTGA
- the sat gene encoding sulfate adenylyltransferase: protein MITPHGGKLVNRLATEEEKKELLEKAKHLPKIVAGDRYVGHCEMIAIGGYSPLNGFMTKDEAESVIKDVHLPNGLLWSIPILLPIEENIWNSLKIGDEVAIYDKYNRPIAIVVVEDKYTLSLDFYCHNVFKTTDENHPGVAFVKSAGNYFIGGELIRLLNRPVREGIDEKYYQDPADVRKIIEEKGWKNVVAFQTRNPIHRAHEYIIKCALETMDGALIHPLVGETKNDDIPAPVRMQCYEVLIENYFNKNRIHLSVLPAPMHYAGPREAVHHMLMRKNYGCTHMIIGRDHAGVGNYYGTYEAQEFVEQFIDELGIKPLKFEHAFYCTKCENMATSKTCPHPKEDHIHLSGTKVRAMLREGKRPPKEFSRTEVADILIKWATSV, encoded by the coding sequence ATGATTACTCCTCACGGTGGAAAACTTGTAAACAGACTTGCTACAGAAGAAGAAAAGAAAGAGCTCCTTGAAAAAGCCAAACACCTTCCCAAGATTGTTGCAGGTGATAGATACGTTGGGCATTGTGAAATGATAGCTATAGGAGGTTATTCTCCTTTAAATGGTTTTATGACAAAAGATGAAGCAGAATCTGTAATTAAAGACGTACATCTTCCGAATGGGCTTCTCTGGTCTATTCCTATACTTTTACCTATTGAAGAAAATATTTGGAACTCTTTAAAAATTGGTGATGAAGTTGCCATTTACGATAAATACAATAGACCAATTGCTATTGTTGTTGTAGAAGATAAGTACACTCTCAGCCTTGATTTTTACTGCCACAATGTTTTTAAAACAACTGACGAAAACCATCCAGGCGTTGCTTTCGTAAAAAGTGCAGGGAATTACTTTATTGGTGGAGAGTTAATCAGACTTCTAAACAGGCCTGTTAGAGAGGGTATTGATGAAAAGTATTATCAGGATCCTGCTGATGTCAGGAAGATAATAGAAGAAAAGGGCTGGAAAAATGTAGTTGCTTTTCAGACAAGAAACCCTATTCACAGAGCTCACGAATACATAATCAAATGTGCTCTTGAAACTATGGATGGGGCTCTTATTCATCCTCTTGTTGGAGAAACAAAAAATGACGATATTCCTGCACCTGTGAGAATGCAGTGTTACGAAGTATTAATTGAAAATTACTTTAACAAAAACAGAATTCATTTAAGTGTTCTACCTGCGCCAATGCATTATGCAGGACCGAGAGAAGCTGTTCACCATATGCTTATGAGGAAAAACTACGGTTGTACCCATATGATAATTGGTAGAGACCACGCTGGAGTTGGTAACTACTATGGAACTTATGAAGCTCAAGAGTTTGTAGAACAGTTTATAGATGAACTTGGCATTAAACCATTGAAGTTTGAACACGCTTTCTACTGTACTAAGTGTGAAAACATGGCAACTTCAAAAACATGTCCTCATCCTAAAGAAGACCATATCCATCTAAGTGGAACAAAAGTAAGGGCAATGCTTAGAGAAGGGAAAAGACCACCGAAAGAGTTTTCTCGTACTGAAGTTGCAGATATACTCATAAAGTGGGCAACGAGTGTGTAA
- a CDS encoding glycosyltransferase family 2 protein: MDKTYKKYDFPKVYIIILNYNGWADTIECLESVLRNDYPNYQVIVVDNNSPNDSMEYIKKWAEGKLDVWVKPDHPLRHLSFPPVKKPIPYVYYTREEAEKGGNSDLENSLMVNLLNGKKKGNQPSDQLTNQLFDNLSNFPFNQSPIQPVNYSTNYPLILIQTGENLGFAGGNNVGIRYALSKNDFKYVWLLNNDTVIEKDSLVSVVRFSRTNNLGIAGSVLYYYDNPEKIQAYGGHINRFLGTSYHIVKREELKKKLDYVVGASFLIDEKLVKRIGLLSEDYFLYYEETDYCFQARQKGFKLGISLNSKVYHKEGGTYKKKPLFLRQMIHLNRIKFYKKHINAYWNIGLIPTKICYFINNLRLKVLEIVVLLSRNLISSQIDIRK, translated from the coding sequence GTGGATAAAACATATAAGAAGTATGACTTCCCAAAAGTTTATATCATCATTCTCAACTACAACGGTTGGGCTGATACGATTGAGTGTTTGGAGAGTGTATTACGAAACGATTATCCAAATTACCAAGTTATTGTTGTGGATAACAACTCTCCAAACGATTCTATGGAATATATAAAGAAGTGGGCAGAAGGAAAGTTAGATGTATGGGTAAAACCTGACCATCCTTTAAGACATCTTTCATTTCCTCCCGTTAAAAAACCTATTCCTTATGTTTACTATACCCGTGAAGAAGCTGAGAAAGGCGGCAATAGTGATTTGGAGAATAGTTTAATGGTTAATTTGTTAAATGGTAAGAAAAAAGGTAATCAACCATCAGACCAATTAACTAATCAACTATTTGACAATTTGTCCAATTTTCCATTCAACCAATCACCTATTCAGCCAGTTAACTATTCAACAAATTATCCACTAATTCTAATTCAGACTGGAGAAAATTTAGGATTTGCCGGTGGAAATAATGTAGGAATTCGATATGCTTTATCAAAAAATGATTTTAAATATGTTTGGTTATTGAATAATGATACTGTGATCGAGAAAGATTCTTTAGTATCTGTAGTAAGGTTTTCGCGCACAAATAACTTAGGTATAGCCGGTTCTGTGCTTTATTACTACGATAATCCTGAGAAAATTCAAGCTTATGGTGGACATATTAATAGATTTTTAGGTACAAGCTATCATATAGTGAAGAGAGAAGAGCTAAAGAAGAAACTTGATTATGTTGTAGGAGCTTCATTCTTAATAGATGAAAAACTGGTAAAAAGAATAGGATTATTGTCAGAAGATTACTTTTTATATTATGAAGAAACGGATTATTGTTTTCAAGCAAGACAAAAAGGATTTAAATTAGGTATAAGTTTAAATTCTAAAGTCTATCATAAAGAAGGAGGAACTTATAAGAAAAAACCGTTGTTTTTAAGGCAAATGATACATTTAAATAGGATTAAATTTTATAAAAAACATATAAATGCTTATTGGAACATAGGATTAATACCTACTAAAATCTGTTATTTTATAAATAATTTAAGACTAAAGGTCTTGGAAATAGTAGTTTTACTTAGTAGGAACCTAATATCTTCCCAAATAGATATTAGAAAATAG
- the cysC gene encoding adenylyl-sulfate kinase, protein MQKFIVPHEGRVTRKDREGMKGHKSFILWFTGLSGSGKSTLSHKVEEKLFEMGVHTYVLDGDNIRMGLNKDLGFTEEDRRENIRRIGEVAKLFVDAGIVVLTAFISPYRRDRDFVRNLVAEGDFIEVYVKCPLEVCEKRDPKGLYKKARAGIIKNFTGIDDPYEEPLNPEVVVETDKMGVNECVEKIIDYLQSRKLLNS, encoded by the coding sequence ATGCAGAAGTTTATAGTTCCACATGAAGGAAGAGTTACAAGGAAAGATAGAGAAGGAATGAAAGGACATAAGTCTTTTATTCTTTGGTTTACAGGACTTTCTGGTTCTGGTAAATCTACTCTTTCTCACAAAGTAGAAGAAAAGCTTTTTGAGATGGGAGTTCATACCTACGTTCTTGATGGAGACAATATCAGAATGGGACTTAATAAAGATTTAGGCTTTACTGAGGAAGATAGAAGAGAAAACATTAGAAGAATTGGAGAAGTAGCAAAATTGTTTGTTGATGCCGGTATAGTTGTTTTAACAGCTTTTATTTCCCCTTACAGAAGGGATAGAGATTTTGTAAGAAATCTTGTTGCTGAAGGTGATTTTATAGAAGTTTATGTTAAGTGTCCTCTTGAAGTTTGTGAAAAAAGAGATCCAAAAGGACTTTATAAGAAGGCAAGAGCTGGAATTATTAAAAACTTTACAGGCATTGATGATCCTTATGAAGAACCTCTTAATCCAGAAGTAGTTGTTGAAACAGATAAAATGGGTGTAAATGAGTGTGTGGAGAAAATTATAGACTACTTACAGAGTAGGAAATTGTTGAATAGTTGA
- a CDS encoding mannose-1-phosphate guanylyltransferase/mannose-6-phosphate isomerase: MKAVILAGGSGTRLFPLSRKKYPKQFLKIGDKKSLIQKTVERSLLTVNPEDLIIITNKDYQFHIRNQLSELFANLTIKPFNHSANQPFNLILEPIGRNTAPAIALAAKFALEKLKVHEDEVLFVSPSDHIISPIEKFAEYMKKAEKIAKEGYIVTFGIRPTKPETGYGYIESDSVSVGDSIRAYIVRQFHEKPDLETAKEYLAKGNYYWNSGMFAFTIRTIFEEFKKHAPEIYEKVENRTFDEVLENFESMPDISIDYAVMEKTDKAVVLPLDIIWSDVGSWDAFYEVMEKDENGNVKVGNVIDIDTKDSLILGNKRVVSTIGIENLMIVETDDVLLIAKKGEGQKVREVVRKLKENKDFKHLTEFHTTVYRPWGSYTELEKGDRYRIKRITVKPGEALSLQLHYHRSEHWIVVKGTAKVVLEDEKGELKEFFIHENESIYVPKTKKHRLINPGKVPLEIIEVQVGEYVEEDDIVRFDDRYCREIESG; this comes from the coding sequence ATGAAAGCAGTTATTTTAGCAGGTGGGAGTGGTACAAGGCTTTTTCCGCTGTCAAGAAAGAAATATCCTAAGCAATTTTTAAAAATCGGTGATAAAAAATCTTTGATTCAAAAAACTGTTGAAAGAAGTTTGCTTACTGTTAATCCAGAAGATTTAATCATAATAACCAATAAAGACTACCAATTCCACATCAGAAACCAACTTTCAGAACTATTTGCCAATTTAACCATTAAACCATTCAACCATTCAGCTAATCAACCATTCAACCTAATCCTCGAACCTATAGGAAGAAACACTGCTCCAGCAATAGCGTTGGCAGCAAAGTTTGCGCTTGAAAAGCTAAAAGTCCATGAAGATGAGGTTTTGTTTGTATCTCCCTCTGATCATATTATTTCACCTATAGAAAAGTTTGCTGAATATATGAAAAAAGCTGAAAAAATAGCAAAAGAAGGATATATCGTAACTTTTGGTATTAGACCTACAAAACCAGAAACCGGTTATGGATATATAGAAAGTGATAGTGTTAGTGTTGGTGATAGTATAAGGGCTTATATAGTGAGGCAATTCCACGAAAAACCCGATTTAGAAACGGCTAAGGAGTATTTAGCAAAAGGAAATTACTACTGGAACAGTGGAATGTTTGCTTTTACTATAAGAACAATTTTTGAAGAATTTAAGAAACATGCACCTGAAATTTATGAAAAAGTAGAAAATAGGACATTTGATGAAGTTTTGGAGAACTTTGAATCCATGCCAGATATTTCTATAGATTACGCTGTAATGGAAAAAACGGATAAAGCTGTTGTTTTGCCACTTGACATAATCTGGTCAGATGTAGGCTCATGGGATGCTTTTTATGAAGTGATGGAGAAAGATGAAAATGGAAATGTAAAAGTTGGCAATGTTATTGATATTGATACAAAAGATTCTTTGATTTTAGGTAACAAAAGAGTTGTTTCTACTATTGGAATTGAAAACTTAATGATTGTTGAAACAGATGATGTTTTATTAATCGCAAAAAAAGGAGAGGGTCAAAAGGTTAGAGAAGTTGTAAGGAAGTTAAAAGAGAATAAGGATTTTAAGCATTTAACAGAATTTCATACAACAGTTTATCGTCCATGGGGTAGTTATACAGAGCTTGAAAAAGGAGATAGATACAGAATAAAAAGGATTACTGTAAAGCCAGGGGAAGCTTTAAGTTTGCAGCTTCATTATCATAGAAGTGAGCATTGGATAGTAGTAAAGGGGACTGCAAAAGTTGTATTGGAAGATGAAAAGGGTGAACTTAAAGAGTTCTTTATTCATGAAAATGAAAGTATTTATGTTCCAAAAACAAAAAAGCATAGGCTTATTAATCCTGGAAAAGTGCCGTTAGAGATAATAGAAGTTCAGGTAGGGGAATATGTTGAAGAAGATGATATAGTTAGGTTTGATGATAGGTATTGTAGAGAGATAGAAAGTGGTTGA
- the glf gene encoding UDP-galactopyranose mutase, whose amino-acid sequence MFDYIVVGSGFAGSVIAERIANVLNKKVLVIEKRTHIGGNCYDYRTKEGIIVHKYGPHLFHTNYKEVFDYLSDFTDWQIYRHRVLAFIDGKKVPIPFNFNSIEMLFPKSLAEKLINKLLSKYSYGSKVPILELRKENDKDLKFLADFIYKKVFKNYTAKQWGKKPEEIDPEVTARVPIFIGRDDRYFNDIYQTVPVEGYTKIFERMLAYPNIKLMLNTDFREVMNIDLETKKIYFLGQEFKGKVIFTGMIDQLFEYKFGKLPYRSLDLKFETLETEYFQEVATVNYPNDYDFTRITEFKHIHPIKVNKTVILKEYPKDYNPEKDIPYYPVFTEENQELYYKYKELAEKFENLILVGRLAEYRYYDMDDVVKRALEVFEEKVK is encoded by the coding sequence TTGTTTGATTATATTGTAGTTGGTTCAGGTTTTGCTGGAAGTGTTATTGCAGAAAGAATAGCAAATGTTTTAAACAAAAAAGTTTTAGTAATAGAAAAAAGAACCCATATTGGGGGTAATTGTTATGACTATAGGACTAAAGAAGGAATAATTGTTCACAAATATGGCCCTCATTTGTTCCATACAAACTATAAGGAAGTTTTTGATTACCTTTCTGACTTTACAGATTGGCAAATTTATCGTCATAGAGTTTTAGCTTTTATAGATGGGAAGAAAGTTCCTATTCCATTCAACTTTAACTCAATTGAAATGCTATTCCCTAAAAGTTTAGCGGAAAAACTAATAAATAAATTGCTTTCTAAGTATTCTTACGGCTCTAAAGTTCCAATATTAGAGCTTAGAAAAGAAAATGACAAAGATTTAAAATTTTTAGCCGATTTTATATATAAAAAAGTGTTTAAAAACTACACAGCTAAACAATGGGGTAAGAAACCCGAAGAAATTGACCCTGAAGTTACCGCAAGGGTTCCAATCTTTATAGGTAGAGATGATAGATACTTTAACGATATATATCAAACTGTTCCAGTGGAAGGCTATACTAAAATCTTTGAGCGAATGCTTGCCTATCCAAACATAAAGTTAATGTTAAATACAGATTTTAGAGAAGTTATGAACATAGATTTAGAAACTAAGAAAATCTACTTTTTGGGGCAGGAATTTAAAGGAAAAGTAATATTTACAGGAATGATAGACCAACTTTTTGAATATAAGTTCGGTAAGCTTCCGTATCGTTCTCTTGATTTAAAGTTTGAAACTTTAGAAACAGAATACTTCCAGGAAGTAGCAACAGTTAATTATCCTAACGATTATGACTTTACAAGAATAACGGAATTTAAACATATTCATCCTATAAAAGTTAATAAGACGGTTATACTAAAGGAGTATCCTAAGGATTATAATCCTGAGAAAGATATACCTTATTATCCTGTATTTACAGAGGAAAATCAGGAGTTGTATTATAAATACAAAGAATTAGCTGAAAAGTTTGAGAATCTTATTTTGGTCGGAAGATTAGCAGAATATCGTTACTATGATATGGATGATGTGGTTAAAAGGGCACTGGAAGTCTTTGAGGAGAAAGTAAAATGA
- a CDS encoding nucleotidyltransferase domain-containing protein — protein MRSSSLKVRLTKEEIEKIKTAILSVDPEAEIVLFGSRTDLNKKGGDIDLLVVSSKIDYKDRRKIRVNLFKELGDRKIDLIVTSNPSINVFTKYSTLKKT, from the coding sequence ATGAGGAGTAGTTCACTAAAAGTCCGATTAACGAAAGAAGAGATTGAGAAAATAAAAACAGCTATTCTTTCTGTAGATCCAGAGGCAGAGATTGTTCTTTTTGGCAGCAGAACCGATTTAAATAAAAAAGGTGGAGATATAGATCTTCTTGTTGTTTCTTCTAAAATCGATTATAAAGATAGGCGGAAGATAAGAGTCAATCTTTTTAAGGAGCTTGGTGATAGAAAGATAGATTTAATTGTTACATCCAACCCTTCTATTAATGTCTTTACAAAGTACTCGACCTTAAAAAAGACATAG
- a CDS encoding Uma2 family endonuclease, with amino-acid sequence MKSALVEDKKKRGRKGIPRELIYEMRYGKPIYYRDYDKVLSGEKTLEEVVGSGGLQGILVALLIGFLYSKIDMKKYLLATNELGYKFAPRSWYNLDVAIFDREKIDKLPEGYITFPPEVVIEVDTKANLRKFSTPQEYFHRKTQDLLDSGVKKVIWIFTKEKKVWVAEKEKRWFITDWNDTIEVIDGVKLNLSELLKEISGGNEKN; translated from the coding sequence ATGAAAAGTGCTTTAGTAGAGGATAAAAAGAAAAGAGGAAGGAAAGGAATTCCGAGAGAGCTCATTTACGAAATGAGGTATGGAAAGCCAATTTACTATAGAGATTACGACAAGGTTTTATCTGGTGAGAAAACTCTGGAGGAGGTTGTGGGAAGTGGAGGACTACAGGGAATACTGGTAGCTTTACTTATAGGCTTTCTTTATTCAAAAATAGACATGAAAAAATATCTACTTGCTACAAATGAACTCGGCTACAAATTTGCTCCAAGAAGCTGGTATAACCTTGATGTAGCCATTTTTGACAGGGAAAAAATTGATAAATTGCCTGAAGGTTATATAACCTTTCCTCCTGAAGTGGTAATTGAGGTGGACACAAAGGCCAACTTGAGGAAATTTTCCACTCCACAAGAATATTTCCACAGAAAGACGCAGGATTTACTTGACTCTGGAGTAAAAAAGGTTATATGGATTTTTACGAAAGAAAAAAAAGTTTGGGTAGCAGAAAAAGAAAAAAGATGGTTTATAACCGATTGGAATGATACCATTGAAGTTATAGATGGTGTAAAGCTAAACTTAAGTGAATTATTGAAAGAAATAAGTGGTGGAAATGAAAAAAACTGA